The Elaeis guineensis isolate ETL-2024a chromosome 5, EG11, whole genome shotgun sequence DNA segment TTAGTGATGGAAAGATTTTTGATTGTAATATTCTGTCAGTGAATagcactattagcgatggcttttttaccatcgctaatagccaTTGCTAATACACGAATTTTTTATAGTGAATTAATAATATATGTTAATTTATTATAGTCAATTAATTATGTTATTTTATAGTTGAATATCCTTCTTTACTTTGTTCTAGAGAATTTGTACTCCTACCAGACAACAATGATTGGGTGTTGAAGTCCCTTAATTGAAAATGAAAAATATATAAGACTGTGCTAAATAGAGACTACAAGAGAGAGAGTTTGGCAAAGGATGATATTGCACATATTTATCCTCCTAATATAGATCCTCATCAGTGGAAGGAGCTTGTTCATTATTGATTTTTCGAGAGAGGAAAGGTAATTTTGTACACATCATACATCTTATGTTATATTGATTACTAGCATAAATTATATGCATATAAAAGATATATCACACTGTTTACTTTATTGTGCAAGCATATTCtgatattggtagagctgcacaagTAACTCTATCTATTCATCATACATCAAGGTTCAAGAGCTACGCACGATATAGACAAAAATTCATACACTCTTTTCAAACTCTTTGGCATATTGCAAACTCTTTCTTAGACTAATCTGATATATATATACGTGCACTTATGCTTCTTAGTAAAACTATATATTATGTATCATGTATCATATATCATGATAGTTATAAGTTTTATTGAACCTCttagagttcatcaattaaaattgatattttaatatttattaaatcaTGTATGATGTATCATCTATCACATATCATATTAAATGTATGATAAGTGTCTTGTATCATTTGTGATGTATCATAGATCACATattttgtaaaatttattttttctatagatggatgagcatgggagggagtcTGATCAAGTGGAGTTCTATAAGATGACTTATATCCATCAAGATGATAGTTTTGTCAGTGAGAAATCAAgagatatatttgtatgtattaataattatttaatactataatttatagttttatttttaagtgtaatctttatacatattttttcttgaaTATAGGAGAGAGCTTTATCCCTTGTTGCAAAATATGTCGATAAGTCCTCAGTATTTATGGAGGCCAGTCACATCAAAGCCCAGGTGATGACAGAGTTGCTgaaattggatcattattatcgAATGAGTTATGGAGTTAGAGCCACCTCCATTCAGTTGTCTAAAGTGAGTTGATACACTTAAGATGCTAGAGAGAGTTTTAGCAATGCAAATATTCATAGAATTGAGGCATAGATTGAGGCACAGATGGTAGTGATGAGGTAAAATTATAACATAATGATACCCTCCATGATGACTCTCAATTGAACAGTTGACATCTATGATACAAAAATTTGTGGATTCTTCTAGGATACATATCTcgctatatttatatttttatatggacctAATCATTTCATTTACATTATGATTTTTGTATTTTCAACTGCTAAAGTTCTTATATCTTTGTTGTAGGCTCCTGCAAGTTCCAGCAGTCATAGAGTCAATGACGATCAAGCTCCTATGGATCACTAATAGAccaatatctctcttttttttttttgagttttatatatgtacatttcTTTTGATTTCTTGTCTTCTATTATGGTTTATAATTGATGAACACGATATATaatgtaattatattttttaataaatatatatgacacgGTGTGTTTATTATGACTTTATGCTGGTGTCTAATTTTTGTATAGAAATTTTGGATAGATTTATGTATTttgtttagattttaaaaaattaatttcgattagtttttaaaaaaatattgaatgtCACCAATTTTAGCATTTATCGATGTTTTAAAGCATCAAGAAAGTTCAAACATACtgatgcttttaaaaagcattGGTATGTTCTGTGCATTTAATGATGCTTTAAAGCGCAGGCAAAGTATTCAAGCATACCAATGCTTTCTAAAAGCATAGACATATTCTGTGTGGTTAGCAATGCATTAAATCATCATCAATCATCGATGCCATCCTTGAGCAtcgaaaaaaagatttttatgcTTCACTTATCGACATATTTTCGATACCTTTGGAGGCATCTGGAGTCATTTTTGCAATATTTATAAGTATCAAGAATGGTAGTTATTAGAATCAGTAATGATCTTAATTACTGTAAAGGCTTCTAGTTTGCTTGTTACAACTTTTTAGTCAACTCTAGTTCTAGAGCCTCCAAGAGTTTAAGAGGATACTTGTGGCTATCATATAGTTGGTAGGCTAAATGAATTTTATTgtgttatattattttaattattgattGCCGCAACAAACACCATCATTACAACAAGTAATTAAAAGGATTTGAAAAGTCTCTTTTTATATCAAACAAAAGGATTAACTTAATGAATTGTTGTTGCTGTGGTACATTAATTTGACCCTACATTTTGTGTGAATTGTTGATCTTTCGGTGCTAATACAACAAACAACTTAATTATGATTTCATTTGATAGACTGCAATGTGTCATATATTAAGTTAGTTCCTTCTCAAAAATCTAATTTAAGATAGATACCTAGTTTACAGCCACGAGTCCTTAAAATGCACATATTGGGAGGGAGGTTTAGGATGTGTGTCAGTTCTTTCTAGCGTAGAGTTTTCATTGCAATTTGCCGATACATTTTTTCTGAACTTGAGTTTGCTTGAGACAATAGTGTCGGCCATAACATGAGATTACGTAAGACCCATTTGGTTTGCTAAACAATTTTATCCcactataaaatattttttttgaaaaactgaTATCTGAATATATGAtacttgataaaataatttttatatatttgattgACTATGAGAAGATAACATAAGGAACATACTATCCGAAATAACTTATATTTGATTGAGCATCTACTTTTCTAGCAAAGATGTATAATATACCTATTATGCCCCTAATAAAATTATGTAAAACACATATAAAACATCACATGCATTATTTTTGATGgtcatttttaaatatttttaatttttaaaaatactttcaatatttaaaaatagatagtaAAGTTATTTATTGGGTTGAGTTTTAGAGTTCTAATAATTTTCAATAGTTAGACAACTTCTTTATATGATGATATATTTAATAATCATTACTATATTTTTATACTAAAATTATCATtacatttttatatttttaattatttaagataACCAATTAAAAATAGCTATTATAATCATAATAgctaaaggatatttttggttAAAAAACTACCACAATTTTTAGCCCATGGGAAGTGGCTTTTTCATGTCCTATAtggtttttctctttttcatggAAAAGCTACTTtcttattctcttttgtgaaatctCCAGATAAATATGAAGTATTTTTGTTTATTGACCATACATCCCCCTTCCTCTTCCCACAAGCACATGTCCTActtgtttttcttctctttttttcctgcaaatatttttattattttatattaaatattttgaagGATAGACAACCATACACACACATTTGTTTGTATGTGTGCACATGTGGGtgggtgtgtgagagagagagcaagagagTATAAGGATACTTGAGTCCTTCATTAATGTTTGTAGTTTCCCTCTCCTACAGCATAAGCATGATATTCTCTCGCATAAGCTTGATATGAGCATGGTGTATAGGGTCACATTAACATAGCCACAGAACACAACGCATCAAGAAAATTCTCAaatcaatttttagatcaaaacatGCTCCAGCTTTGATACAAGCAAAAGCCATCTATGCACTACCACTAACTAAATACAATCTTTAACCATTCCAAATGGAAGAGGACTACATTCAAAAAACTGCAAGCCTCAATATTTCCAGTCCGGTGGGTTGTTGATGCACTCCTCCATGAACGCCAAAAGGTCATCATGATCCTTATTAGTGTAATCCTCAACTCGTTTGTCCTTCCATTCACTAGACCGAGCTAAAGACTGCTCCTCGATGTCTGATGATGTTTCCTTCTTGGAGGAGAGAACTAGCAATCTAGCTTGATCATCAAGGTGCTGAGATTCCATGTAGGCTTGTTCTTCAATATGGTTTGAACTGTCAAGTAATACTCGTACTCGCTTGCTGGTGACCATCTTCTGTTGTAAACTATCGATTTCTATCGGGCACTTTGTATCATCATGAACTATAGAATGAGATGCTGATTCAGTTGCTTGGTCCTCATATATAGTGCCACCACCTTTTGTATTCTTTTCTCTATTGTTCAAGTAAACTTTGCAAATAACCCATGTATCAAGCTGCCAAAAGAGGTGAGATGAGAGAACTAACTTATGATATAATGCATGACTATGAGATGTTAGACATGATTATTTGGATGATTCATCAGTTGCATTACTTGATTCTTCTTAATTAGATAGTCCTAATAAAACCCTATCTATGGGTGGTAGGTTGCAACACTATAGTTTCTATAGATAATCATATTTTAGTTCGAAGTACgtctttcaaaaatatttttcttactaacaaaatgaaaaaaatttagagatccTGAATAGTGCTTGTTTGTATTTATAAGTGCCTAATTAGACTTAGAATCCATTGAATTTTCAATTTCTTCTATCTTTTTTTgtcaagaaaatattaaaaagtgTGATATATAAAGAAATTTGTTAGCTAGTTTTGCCTCTAGTGGAAGTTATCAAAGATAGAGAATAAAAAAACTTTTAGAATTTACTTCATCATGGCTATGtcccttattttatgattttgtgTCTGAAGGGAAGATCGGATCTAGCCCAACAAACTTCCTTAAGGTAATGAACGTCAAGTAGAATTCTTCTTGTTTCATGCAAAAGGAACCTTCATctaatcttcaaaatttttctcaataaattaaacaaaaagtaaCTATAAAATCTAAAGTTTTATTACATCCATTGGAAAATATATTACTATAATAGTCAAGGACATTCCTAGAAAATAGGAAACTTGATGGGCTTGAAACAATTTAAAGTCTTAATTTACACTAAAatgtaattatttttctatctgtcTTCTATTGGTCTACAATTATATAACCCAGT contains these protein-coding regions:
- the LOC140858043 gene encoding NAC transcription factor 32-like, with the protein product MEGEDWRLSIPPGFRFIPTDDELLLFYLVPKLMGQSLPCGIVTENEVYKHHPQELLGTNHEAYFFTSRNRKYPNGKRPDRKAGGGYWKATSSNKEIQGSDNLMIGHKRTLTYYMDDGTPKGRKTNWLMVEYTIPHSQLPLQDKQLDTWVICKVYLNNREKNTKGGGTIYEDQATESASHSIVHDDTKCPIEIDSLQQKMVTSKRVRVLLDSSNHIEEQAYMESQHLDDQARLLVLSSKKETSSDIEEQSLARSSEWKDKRVEDYTNKDHDDLLAFMEECINNPPDWKY